The Mesorhizobium sp. M3A.F.Ca.ET.080.04.2.1 genome contains the following window.
CGACCGCATCGAAATCCTCTCGCCGATGAAGGGGGGCTGATCCAATGCTCGACCTCTATGGACATAAATTCTCGTCCCGCCTTCTGCTTGGCACCGCGCTCTACCCCTCGCCTGCCATCATGGCCGAGGCGATCAAGGCGTCCGCCACGGAGATCGTCACCGTGTCGCTCCGCCGCGAAACATCGGGCGGCAAAGCCGGCGGCCAGTTCTGGTCGCTGGTCCAGTCGCTGGGGGTTCGCGTCCTGCCCAACACCGCCGGCTGCCATTCGGTGAGCGAAGCGGTGACGACGGCGCGAATGGCGCGCGAGGTGTTCGGCACGGACTGGATCAAGCTCGAGGTGATCGGCAACCACGACACGCTGCAGCCCGACGTCTTCGGGCTGGTCGAAGCAGCCAGGATCCTTGCCGCGGAAGGTTTCCAGGTCTTTCCCTACACGACCGACGACCTCATCGTGGCCGAGCGCCTGCTCGACGCCGGCTGCCGGCTGTTGATGCCCTGGTGCGCGCCGATCGGCTCCGCGCGCGGGCCGCAGAACCCCGATGCGCTGCGAAGCCTGCGCGGGCATTTTCCCGGCGTGCCGCTGATCGTCGATGCCGGCATCGGCCGGCCATCGCACGCCGCAGCCGTGATGGAGCTCGGCTACGACGCGGTGCTGCTCAACACGGCGGTCGCCAAGGCAGGCGATCCCGTCGCCATGGCAGCGGCCTTCGGCAAGGCGGTCGAGGCCGGCCGCGAGGCCTATTGCGCCGGTTTGCTCGAGCCGCGCGACATGGCCGTCCCCTCGACCCCCGTCATCGGCATGGCAGCGTTCTCATGAGGCTCGATCCGTTTTACCTGATCGTCGATTCCGCCGCCTGGATCGAACGGCTGGTGCCGCTCGGCTTGAAACTGGTGCAACTGCGCATCAAGGACCGGGACGAAGCTTCGCTACGCCGCGAGATCCATGCTTCGAAGGCGGTCTGCGACCGTCATGGCTGCCAGTTCATCGTCAACGACTACTGGCGCCTCGCGATCGAGGAGAATTGCGATTTCGTCCATCTCGGCCAGGAGGATCTGCTCGAAGCCGATTTGAAGGCCATCCGCAGGGCGGGCCTGAGGCTCGGCCTCAGCACTCACGACGATGCGGAACTCGAGACCGCGCTGCAAGCCGAGCCCGACTATGTCGCGCTTGGCCCGATCTACCCGACCATCCTTAAGGCGATGAAATGGGCGCCGCAGGGACTGGACCGTATCGCTGTCTGGAAGAGGCGCGTCGGCGGTCTTCCGCTCGTGGCCATCGGCGGGCTCACCGTCGATCGCATTGCCGGTGTCTTCGCCCAAGGCGCTGAGAGCGCCGCGGTGGTTACCGACATCACCCGCAACGCGCACCCCGAGGCGCGCGCGCTGGAATGGCTGACGGCGACGGCGCCATGGCGATGACGCCGCATGTCTTGATTGTCGCCGGCTCCGATTCGAGCGGCGGCGCGGGAATAGCCCGCGATGTCGAGACCGTTTCGGCGTTCGGGTTGCGCAGCTGCCTCGCCATCACGGCCGTGACCGTCCAGACTCACGCGGCGGTCGAGCGCATCGAGCAGATGCCGCCGGAGCTTGTCGTCGCCCAGATGAAGGCCGCCTTTGCCGCCAACCAAGTCGCGGCGGTCAAGATCGGCATGCTGGGCACGGCAGCGGCGATCGAGGCGGTCGGCTCCGTCCTGGCGAGCAATCGCCAAGCGTCCGTAGTGCTCGACCCGGTGCTGGCCTCAACGTCGGGCCGGCTGCTGCTGGAGGACGATGCAATCGGCGCATTGCGCCGCGATCTGATGCCGGTCTGCCGGCTCGTCACGCCCAATTTGCTCGAATTGGCAGAGCTGACCGGATCGGCGCCGGCGCCGGATGAAGAAAGCGCCTCTCTCCAAGGCGAGGAACTTTCAAGGACCATAGGAACGGCCGTGCTTGTCAAAGGCGGACACGCGCAGTCGAGCCAATCGGTCGACATCCTGCTGCAGCCGAACTGTCCCGCCGTTCGGTTCGTAGCGCTCCGCTTGCATTCCGAGATGCGCGGAACAGGCTGCATGCTGTCCAGCGCCATCGCCGCCTCTCTTGCCCTCGGGGCCGACCTGGAAAAGAGCGTGCGCGGCGCGAAGCAATTTGTCCTGGACGCCCTGGTCCGATCCGCGTGATCGGGCCGACAAAGGCGCGGAATTCGGCGAAGACCAAACCGACGCTGATGAGATCGCGCCTCTCCGCCGGCGGATGCAATTTATGGTTGTCCGGCTTGCTAAGATCTGGGCCGTGCCATGCTCTCCAACAATCAGCCAGATCGTCCTGCCCGCACTGCGAATGAATCTGACCCGATGTCTCAATTGGTGGTGTGATTGTCGCAAGCATCACAGCGACGGCTCAACGGATATCTACGATGCGCCGCCGGACGGGGACCCCAGAGTCGCCTAGGGCCAGAGATTTGGCGCGCGGCTTGCACGAGAATATCCCGCACCAGTCGAGCATTCACGGGCACAAACAGGATCTCACAGAGAGGACAACTCCCGCATGGTGACTATTGCTGAGATGAAGGAACAACTTGCCCGCGAGAACACCATTACTCGCTCAGGTCCGCCAAAGGCGCCATCGAATCCCTTCTTCGGCGTAGGCCCCATCACGGACGCGACGATTGACGAGGTCGCTGGAAGACTGCGGCGCGTCGAATTCGATGCCTGGCTGGAGGCCAACTACCGCAAGCTCGACGACAAGGGCAACGACCTCGGTCCATTCACGACGGCCGAGATCGCGCGCAGCATGCATAGGGGCTATCCCGCCGACAAGATCCTGACCGACATGATGGGCTCGATCCATCAGTACTTCGAATTCCCCAAACAGAATTTGATGGCCGTCGGTCTCGGTGGCGGGCACAGCGGCTTTACCGTCGCGGTCATGCACCTGATGAACCCCAACAACGCAAACCAGCGCGTCTACGTGGACACCACGAAACCGGAAGCCTCCGAGTCCCATGGCGCCGGATTCTTCAGGCAGTCCTGGGCGACCCAGCTTCTCGAACTGCAGAAGTTCGCGCAGAATGGCAGCGCCGACAAAATCCAGTTCGCGACCGTCGAGGGGTCCATCCCCACAGCAAAGGAACTCGAGGCCCTCGGAACAACGCTGTTCCTCGGCGTCGGACACGAGACGACGGGTGCGAATACCTACAGCAAATCGGAGATCGAGGAGCTTCTGAAGTGGCTCGATCGCGATCCCGACAACCGGCACGCCGTCCTCGACGCTACATCCATGCTGGGAGCGATGCCGTGGGGCGAGGCTGTCGTGCGCGAAGCTCTTGCCAAATGCTGCGTCTTCATGCCGTTCCAGAAGGCGATTGGCGGCATCTCCGGATACTTCGTCGTCTCATTCACGCCGCAGGCGTTGAAGCTCGTCGAGAACAACCAGAACGATCCGGCCTGGGCCATTCCGCGCCAGCTCAAGCTTGCTCCTCCTGTCGACGCGAAGCTTCCGGTCAGCGGCAAGAGATCGCTGACGATCGGCCCCTTCTACGATGCGGAACAGCAGCGCATGCTCGGCGGCGTCATCAACACCTACAGCGCGCTCGCCTTCGCCGAAACCACCTTCGGCCTCCTGCAGGCTGCCCGGCGTGTCGGCTCCGTCAGCGATCTGAACCGTCGCTCGGTCGAGAACCGCCGGGTGATCTCGGAGTGGGTCGACAACAACTCGTTGCTGAAGTTCACCGTCAGCGAAGCTGAAAAGCGCGGGGCCGCCGTTGTCCTCCTCAAAGTCGTCGATCCCGATATCACCGACAAACAGATCCACGCGCGCATCATTGCCCGCTCGAAGCAGCTTCTCGGCTATGAGGGCATCACGCATGCCAACGGCGACCACGAGAAAGGCCTGGACGCTGCCCGGTACGTGAACGCGTTTCCCGGCATGCCCGGCGACTACCGGGCCTGGATCGGCGGCATCCGCGACCCCGAGGACGTGCGCCTGCTTCTCGACAATCTCGCCTATGCCTACCGCAGGGCCAAGGTTGCCGTGCTCGAGGAAGAACTGGCGGCGCAGGGCGAGCGGTTCGAGAGCGCGCCTTCGGCCGCCGGCCTGGTCAGGAAGGACGATCCCGAGCGCGCCTACACGGTCCTGATCGCCGATCTGCTTGGCCTGCGCCTCGGAGAGAACAATGCACCCGACAGCAGCGAGATCGCGGCCTATATTCGGGAAAAAGGCGGCGAATTCCACCTTGGCGCCCTGCAGGACCGGAACGCCCTGCAAAAAGGCAAGATCCACTTCTTCTATCAGCCAGGGCTGAGCACCGAAGCTGAGCTTCTGGGCTGCACGGCCCAAGGCGAATACGATGCCCTGATCGCGGCAGCCACCTTCATTCCCAAGCAGTCCGTCTTCCCGCTCGGGGGCGTGCGGATTGGCGCCGGGACCGGCAACATGGGTTCCAACTCGTGGGGCGGCCCTGACGGCGACGGTGGCGTAGCGCCGCTGATGAACACGCCCGGCATCAACAGCCGCGCGACAGCCCAGATGGCCATGAAGGCCCTTCTCAAAGTCGTTCCGAACATCCCCGTCGATGAGTTGCACGAACGGACGGTGGCCGGGAAGTTCGACACCGGGCGCGACCTGAAGGATTTCCCGACCTCCAAGCTCGAAGGCCAGAAACTGGCCGTCCTGGGCTATGGCAACATCGGCCGGGAAGTCGCCAAGCTGGCATCGGCGTTCGGCATGCACGTTTGCGTCTATGCCAGGGAAGCCCATCGCGCCTGGATCGAGGCCGAGGGTTTTGAATATGCCGACAGTCCGGTCAAGGCAGCGAAAGACGCCAACGTGCTTTCGGTTCACGTCGGCCTCGGCCGCCTCGACAAGTCGACCGGCAAGTTCAGCAATGCAGGTTTCGTGAACCGCGACGTGCTCTCGAGCCTGGCCGATGGGGCGGTGCTGATCAACTACGATCGCGGCGAGCTCGTCGACATCGAGGCTCTCGATGCCGCCCTGCAGTCGGGTAAGGTCAGCCATGTGGCGGTCGATGCCGACATCTTCAGCGACGCGAAGGACGGAACGCTGCGAGGGCCGCTCACGCCCTACCTGCCCTTGAGCGAGCGGCATCCAGGCCGGCTGGAGCTTCTTCCGCACGTGGCGGCCGACACCGATCACCCGACGCGTGTTGCCGGCGCCAAGCAGGCCGTCGATCAGATTTACGACGCGATCCAGTTCAAGGCCGTGCGGAATCTGAAGGGCGCCTTGC
Protein-coding sequences here:
- a CDS encoding hydroxymethylpyrimidine/phosphomethylpyrimidine kinase; its protein translation is MADGDGAMAMTPHVLIVAGSDSSGGAGIARDVETVSAFGLRSCLAITAVTVQTHAAVERIEQMPPELVVAQMKAAFAANQVAAVKIGMLGTAAAIEAVGSVLASNRQASVVLDPVLASTSGRLLLEDDAIGALRRDLMPVCRLVTPNLLELAELTGSAPAPDEESASLQGEELSRTIGTAVLVKGGHAQSSQSVDILLQPNCPAVRFVALRLHSEMRGTGCMLSSAIAASLALGADLEKSVRGAKQFVLDALVRSA
- a CDS encoding thiamine phosphate synthase, encoding MRLDPFYLIVDSAAWIERLVPLGLKLVQLRIKDRDEASLRREIHASKAVCDRHGCQFIVNDYWRLAIEENCDFVHLGQEDLLEADLKAIRRAGLRLGLSTHDDAELETALQAEPDYVALGPIYPTILKAMKWAPQGLDRIAVWKRRVGGLPLVAIGGLTVDRIAGVFAQGAESAAVVTDITRNAHPEARALEWLTATAPWR
- a CDS encoding thiazole synthase, whose amino-acid sequence is MLDLYGHKFSSRLLLGTALYPSPAIMAEAIKASATEIVTVSLRRETSGGKAGGQFWSLVQSLGVRVLPNTAGCHSVSEAVTTARMAREVFGTDWIKLEVIGNHDTLQPDVFGLVEAARILAAEGFQVFPYTTDDLIVAERLLDAGCRLLMPWCAPIGSARGPQNPDALRSLRGHFPGVPLIVDAGIGRPSHAAAVMELGYDAVLLNTAVAKAGDPVAMAAAFGKAVEAGREAYCAGLLEPRDMAVPSTPVIGMAAFS
- a CDS encoding NAD(P)-dependent oxidoreductase; this encodes MVTIAEMKEQLARENTITRSGPPKAPSNPFFGVGPITDATIDEVAGRLRRVEFDAWLEANYRKLDDKGNDLGPFTTAEIARSMHRGYPADKILTDMMGSIHQYFEFPKQNLMAVGLGGGHSGFTVAVMHLMNPNNANQRVYVDTTKPEASESHGAGFFRQSWATQLLELQKFAQNGSADKIQFATVEGSIPTAKELEALGTTLFLGVGHETTGANTYSKSEIEELLKWLDRDPDNRHAVLDATSMLGAMPWGEAVVREALAKCCVFMPFQKAIGGISGYFVVSFTPQALKLVENNQNDPAWAIPRQLKLAPPVDAKLPVSGKRSLTIGPFYDAEQQRMLGGVINTYSALAFAETTFGLLQAARRVGSVSDLNRRSVENRRVISEWVDNNSLLKFTVSEAEKRGAAVVLLKVVDPDITDKQIHARIIARSKQLLGYEGITHANGDHEKGLDAARYVNAFPGMPGDYRAWIGGIRDPEDVRLLLDNLAYAYRRAKVAVLEEELAAQGERFESAPSAAGLVRKDDPERAYTVLIADLLGLRLGENNAPDSSEIAAYIREKGGEFHLGALQDRNALQKGKIHFFYQPGLSTEAELLGCTAQGEYDALIAAATFIPKQSVFPLGGVRIGAGTGNMGSNSWGGPDGDGGVAPLMNTPGINSRATAQMAMKALLKVVPNIPVDELHERTVAGKFDTGRDLKDFPTSKLEGQKLAVLGYGNIGREVAKLASAFGMHVCVYAREAHRAWIEAEGFEYADSPVKAAKDANVLSVHVGLGRLDKSTGKFSNAGFVNRDVLSSLADGAVLINYDRGELVDIEALDAALQSGKVSHVAVDADIFSDAKDGTLRGPLTPYLPLSERHPGRLELLPHVAADTDHPTRVAGAKQAVDQIYDAIQFKAVRNLKGALPEGYVNLGSTVPVGVGKSTSANLGALADQAEQWKALRQLSERIAAVIGGIDATTDPERRATLVGRYHSELALDLLNHRRILEEAGLFAPAVA